A DNA window from Sphingopyxis macrogoltabida contains the following coding sequences:
- a CDS encoding serine hydrolase domain-containing protein has product MLERTKIFFAAALVCVAAPALAAPDPDTFRKQVDTFVEQEMRSEKIPGVSVAVVHKGEIVLAKGYGLANVEHNIAVTPQTIFQSGSVGKMFTAAAVMRQVEQGKMSLDDPLTKYVPDAPASWRPITIRQLLTHTSGIPNVGEDFDFKRSYTDDELIKSFAVLPLSFQPGARYSYSNSGYVLLGIVIERATGRFYGDILRTDIFEPLGMKTARVISDRDIVPNRAAGYEVVDGALKNQDFVSVKMNTTADGSLYFSLDDLIAWNRGVEQGKVLSAASWKQVYTPVRLNSGKTYPYGFGWDVDMAGGKPRLHHGGSWQGFRSYYSRYLGDDLAIIFLANSAEANTETFVDGVAKLWDPALVAVPRPKPEPEVARKVTALIEAARAGRLRAEDVPLAPANFIPTQAPYFVKDLQELGALTKLELVERSEAGDDVNYVFKASFGDRLVRVYYSVAPGDQASNFFLSL; this is encoded by the coding sequence ATGCTCGAACGGACGAAGATCTTTTTTGCCGCGGCGCTGGTTTGCGTCGCCGCACCGGCGCTTGCCGCACCCGACCCCGACACGTTCCGGAAACAGGTCGATACATTCGTCGAGCAGGAAATGCGCAGCGAGAAAATCCCCGGCGTCTCGGTCGCGGTGGTGCACAAGGGCGAGATCGTCCTCGCCAAGGGCTATGGCCTCGCCAACGTCGAACATAATATCGCCGTCACCCCGCAGACGATCTTCCAGTCGGGATCGGTGGGCAAGATGTTCACCGCAGCGGCGGTGATGCGGCAGGTCGAACAGGGGAAAATGAGCCTCGACGATCCGCTCACCAAATATGTTCCCGATGCGCCGGCAAGCTGGCGTCCGATCACGATCCGCCAGCTCCTCACCCACACGTCGGGTATCCCCAATGTCGGCGAAGATTTCGATTTCAAGCGCAGCTACACCGACGACGAGTTGATCAAGAGCTTCGCGGTGCTGCCGCTCAGCTTTCAGCCCGGCGCGCGCTACAGTTACAGCAACAGCGGCTATGTCTTGCTCGGCATCGTCATCGAACGGGCGACGGGCCGCTTCTACGGCGATATTCTGAGGACCGACATTTTCGAGCCGCTCGGCATGAAGACCGCGCGCGTGATCAGCGACCGCGACATCGTGCCCAATCGCGCGGCGGGATATGAGGTCGTCGACGGCGCGCTCAAGAATCAGGATTTCGTCTCGGTAAAGATGAACACCACCGCCGATGGTTCGCTCTACTTCTCGCTCGACGATCTGATTGCGTGGAACCGCGGGGTAGAGCAGGGCAAGGTGTTGAGCGCTGCGAGCTGGAAGCAGGTCTACACCCCGGTCCGGCTGAACAGCGGCAAGACCTATCCCTATGGCTTCGGCTGGGATGTCGACATGGCCGGCGGCAAGCCGCGCCTTCACCATGGCGGCTCGTGGCAGGGTTTCCGTTCCTATTATTCGCGCTATCTGGGCGACGATCTGGCGATCATCTTCCTCGCCAATTCGGCAGAGGCCAACACCGAAACCTTCGTCGACGGGGTGGCGAAGCTCTGGGATCCCGCGCTCGTCGCCGTGCCGCGTCCCAAACCCGAACCGGAGGTCGCGCGCAAGGTGACGGCGCTGATCGAAGCCGCGCGTGCCGGCCGCCTTCGTGCCGAGGACGTGCCGCTCGCGCCCGCCAATTTCATTCCCACCCAAGCTCCCTATTTCGTCAAGGACCTGCAGGAACTCGGCGCGCTGACGAAGCTGGAGCTTGTCGAGCGCAGCGAGGCGGGGGACGACGTGAATTACGTCTTCAAGGCAAGCTTCGGCGATCGCCTCGTGCGGGTCTATTATTCGGTGGCGCCGGGCGATCAGGCCTCCAACTTCTTCCTCTCCCTGTAA
- a CDS encoding APC family permease has protein sequence MTPFARKTIAALQASTRENGDALAPKIGLFALVCFGVGGTVGAGIFILTGTVAAQHSGPAVALSFLIASVVCLLAGLCYAELAAMMPVAGSAYSYTHASMGEAAAWAVAWCLVLEYLFAGALVAIGWSAYLQAALHDIGVVFPAIFSQAPFSISADRHLVATGSIIDLPAALVTLACMAMLLRGTDFSARINNLIVVVKIAAMLLVVATGFAFVDPANWSPFIPANEGVFGRFGWSGVMQGAGVLFFAYVGFDAVSTLAQDVRNPQRTVPQALLASVGVTTLLYALVGLVITGLVSYRLLNVADPIYVALNSAGPGLAWTKLIVGFVAIAGLVSVLLVTLLGQVRIFYAMGRDGLLPPAFTRARPGSSVPYAGTLVTGLVAALAAGVLPLNLLGELISMGTLFAFVMVSASVLVLRRREPDVARPFRVPFYPLTPILSVIACIYLMWTLPQDTWIRLIVWLAIGGGIYWLYGLRRRKTG, from the coding sequence ATGACGCCTTTCGCCCGCAAGACCATTGCCGCGCTGCAGGCGAGCACCCGCGAGAATGGCGACGCCCTCGCGCCGAAGATCGGCCTGTTCGCTCTCGTCTGTTTCGGGGTTGGCGGCACCGTGGGGGCCGGCATTTTCATTCTCACCGGCACCGTCGCCGCGCAGCACTCGGGCCCCGCGGTGGCGCTGTCGTTCCTGATCGCGAGCGTCGTCTGCCTGCTCGCCGGGCTCTGCTATGCCGAGTTGGCAGCGATGATGCCGGTCGCGGGAAGCGCCTATTCCTATACGCACGCCTCGATGGGCGAGGCCGCGGCGTGGGCGGTCGCCTGGTGCCTCGTCCTCGAATATCTGTTTGCGGGCGCGCTGGTCGCCATCGGGTGGTCGGCCTATCTCCAGGCAGCGCTGCACGACATCGGAGTGGTGTTTCCGGCGATCTTTTCGCAGGCCCCCTTCTCGATCTCGGCCGACCGTCATCTGGTCGCGACCGGCTCGATCATCGACCTTCCTGCGGCGCTGGTCACCCTCGCCTGCATGGCGATGCTGCTGCGCGGCACCGACTTTTCGGCCCGGATCAACAATCTCATCGTGGTCGTGAAGATCGCCGCGATGCTGCTCGTCGTCGCGACGGGTTTCGCCTTCGTCGATCCCGCCAACTGGTCGCCCTTCATCCCGGCCAACGAAGGCGTCTTTGGCCGCTTCGGCTGGTCGGGCGTGATGCAGGGCGCCGGGGTGCTCTTCTTTGCCTATGTCGGTTTCGACGCCGTTTCGACGCTGGCGCAGGACGTCCGCAATCCCCAACGCACGGTTCCGCAGGCCCTGCTCGCGTCGGTCGGCGTCACAACCCTGCTCTATGCCCTCGTCGGGCTCGTGATCACCGGGCTGGTCAGTTACCGCCTGCTCAATGTCGCCGATCCGATCTATGTCGCGCTCAACAGCGCCGGCCCCGGTCTGGCGTGGACCAAGCTGATCGTCGGGTTCGTCGCGATCGCCGGGCTGGTTTCGGTGCTCCTCGTCACCCTGCTGGGTCAAGTGCGGATCTTTTACGCGATGGGCCGCGACGGCCTGTTGCCGCCAGCCTTCACGCGCGCACGACCCGGCAGTTCGGTGCCCTATGCCGGAACGCTGGTTACCGGTCTCGTCGCCGCGCTTGCGGCGGGCGTGCTGCCGCTCAACCTGCTCGGCGAGCTGATTTCGATGGGCACGCTGTTCGCGTTCGTGATGGTCTCGGCCAGCGTCCTCGTTCTGCGGCGGCGCGAACCGGACGTAGCACGCCCCTTCCGGGTGCCCTTCTATCCATTGACGCCCATCCTCAGCGTCATCGCCTGTATCTATCTGATGTGGACGCTGCCGCAGGATACGTGGATCCGGCTGATCGTCTGGCTGGCGATCGGCGGCGGCATTTACTGGCTCTATGGCCTGCGCCGCCGGAAGACGGGATAG
- a CDS encoding tetratricopeptide repeat-containing sulfotransferase family protein, translated as MTGATADLRRAGREALAIGNVEAVRRVAAALQSAPGGDGEAYFLLAVVEAGTGRTAAALELIKAAVAHAPSAEYEAQLARLLLSAGRDGEAREAAIRAETLRPTDALTFDTLGCVHTRLGSHADALRLFKQAVAHAPDNRNFRYNLAVELGFAGQPDRAEQHFDAIIAAAPTDGRAHFALSGLRRQTPERNHIARLEQALAAAQNPDDRLRIGFALGKEYEECGQPAEALRHLQQAGEQRRERSGYTFARDARLFDAVEHLFAGRPPLSGSGDPAAQPIFVVGMPRTGTTLVDRILSSHAKVWSAGELAAMPLAIKQAAATRTRTVVDAETIAAARGQAASDVAAFYLARARQQPAVEGQRFVDKLPFNFLYVGFIRQAFPAAKIVCLRRDPMDTIWSNYRHLFADGSAFHDYSYDPEGIARYYLRFDRLIAFWRDAFPGAVLELGYEDLIRDQAGETRRLLDHCELDWDENCLRFHEQDGAVATPSAAQVRRPLNADAIGQWRPHADALGAARRLIEDAALGMTRPGSA; from the coding sequence GTGACCGGGGCGACCGCCGATCTGCGCCGCGCCGGTCGCGAGGCGCTGGCGATAGGGAATGTCGAAGCGGTCAGGCGGGTTGCGGCAGCGCTGCAGTCTGCGCCCGGCGGGGATGGCGAAGCATATTTCCTGCTTGCTGTCGTCGAAGCAGGGACGGGGCGCACCGCAGCGGCGCTGGAGCTAATCAAAGCGGCGGTCGCGCACGCACCGAGCGCCGAATATGAAGCGCAACTGGCCCGCCTGCTCCTGTCGGCGGGCCGCGACGGCGAGGCGCGGGAGGCAGCGATCCGCGCCGAAACGCTGCGGCCCACGGATGCCCTGACGTTCGACACACTGGGCTGCGTCCACACGCGGCTGGGGTCGCATGCTGACGCTCTCCGCCTTTTCAAGCAGGCGGTCGCGCACGCGCCGGACAACCGGAATTTCCGGTACAATCTGGCGGTAGAGCTGGGCTTTGCCGGGCAGCCCGATAGAGCAGAACAGCATTTCGATGCGATCATCGCCGCCGCGCCAACCGACGGCCGGGCGCATTTCGCCCTGTCCGGGCTGCGGCGCCAGACGCCCGAGCGCAACCATATCGCGCGGCTCGAGCAGGCGCTGGCCGCGGCGCAAAATCCCGACGACCGGCTGCGTATCGGCTTCGCGCTCGGCAAGGAATATGAGGAATGCGGGCAGCCGGCCGAGGCCTTGCGGCACCTTCAGCAGGCCGGCGAGCAAAGAAGGGAGCGATCCGGCTATACCTTCGCGCGCGACGCGCGGCTGTTCGACGCCGTCGAGCATCTGTTCGCCGGACGCCCGCCGCTGAGCGGGAGCGGCGACCCCGCGGCGCAACCGATCTTCGTCGTGGGAATGCCGCGGACCGGGACGACGCTCGTCGATCGCATCCTGTCCTCGCACGCCAAGGTGTGGTCGGCGGGCGAGCTTGCCGCGATGCCGCTCGCCATCAAGCAGGCCGCCGCCACGCGCACCCGGACAGTCGTCGATGCAGAAACCATCGCCGCGGCGCGGGGACAGGCGGCAAGCGACGTCGCCGCCTTTTATCTCGCCCGTGCCCGGCAACAGCCGGCCGTCGAGGGGCAGCGCTTCGTCGACAAGCTGCCGTTCAATTTCCTGTATGTCGGCTTTATCCGGCAAGCGTTCCCCGCCGCGAAGATCGTCTGCCTGCGCCGCGACCCGATGGACACCATCTGGAGCAATTACCGGCACCTCTTCGCCGACGGCTCGGCATTCCACGATTATTCCTACGACCCCGAGGGTATCGCCCGCTATTATCTGCGCTTCGACCGGCTGATCGCCTTCTGGCGCGATGCATTTCCCGGTGCGGTGCTCGAACTCGGTTACGAAGATCTGATCCGCGACCAGGCCGGCGAGACGCGCCGGCTACTCGATCATTGCGAACTCGACTGGGACGAAAACTGCCTCCGCTTTCACGAGCAGGACGGGGCGGTGGCGACGCCGAGCGCCGCGCAGGTCAGGCGGCCGCTGAACGCCGACGCGATCGGCCAGTGGCGTCCCCATGCCGATGCGCTCGGCGCCGCGCGCCGGCTGATCGAGGACGCGGCGCTGGGCATGACCCGGCCCGGTTCGGCCTAG
- a CDS encoding TonB-dependent receptor, translated as MNNRLKVALNSATFLTGCMLTTGAMAQDAGASSGSEEIVVTATRRETTLQDTPINISAISADMLEKQRIDDVRDIADFTPGITISDTGPTSTGSIVLRGISADDTGDSGSDGDNTLGIYLGEVPLYYDFKLLDLERVETLLGPQGTLYGVGTLAGAIRYIPKRPNPDSFEAEVHSRVYGKDHSKDVGFQGDFMLNIPLVRDHVAFRTASGYYFDPGFIDYPLVLREPGVSLPQAGGTGNAIGPDYAANLRMVRDVNFERTYTTRNQLLLQYNPNVKAILTYVYQQTRTNGRQANSAGVLGTGPYENGSRYVEPHRRHAHLVSLELNANLWDIADLVATTAYTNRKVREVKDQTDQLLDLELGYEAFPAFSAYLIRDNNTEQYNDEIRLVSRHGGPFSWTIGGFYNKQTSSYPYVEIAPGLADFYGVGDTNPDDIEYASITRGKVTEKAAFGELTYQVTPAWQVTAGARYFKYSSRLAGAIVLPLLGDPLDPDELPQEGGTAGKSGWVWKFNSSYKIAPDLMVYATYSKGYRLGGPNYVAPCPDPVPPDQQNACALPDELQYGPDTTKNIEIGLRGELFDRKLNFHFDVFRINWSGLQLGTETTYGAVGITGNGGSARSQGFEASFTARPTRGLSIQGTYSYVDAKLTSDAPGIISIRTVPGDYSSPVVALDALAGDRLPGSAKNAGSLGVTYTRPLGDAELIANWTAVYRGNVVSRLGWERTYGELIPSYVTHRASLTYSTEKYDLSLWANNIFDKYAVVSIGADRSRIGVNDGFAVRYYSRAVINPRTFGIEGRFKF; from the coding sequence ATGAATAACAGGCTCAAGGTCGCGCTCAATTCGGCGACATTCCTGACCGGCTGCATGCTCACGACGGGGGCTATGGCGCAGGACGCTGGCGCATCTTCTGGGTCCGAAGAGATTGTGGTGACCGCGACCCGGCGCGAAACGACGCTTCAGGACACGCCGATCAACATCAGCGCCATTTCCGCCGACATGCTCGAAAAGCAGCGCATCGACGATGTGCGCGATATCGCCGACTTCACGCCGGGGATCACGATCAGCGACACCGGCCCGACATCGACCGGCTCGATCGTCCTGCGCGGCATCAGCGCGGACGATACCGGCGACAGCGGCTCGGACGGTGACAATACGCTGGGCATCTATCTCGGCGAAGTGCCGCTCTATTATGATTTCAAACTGCTCGATCTCGAACGGGTCGAAACGCTGCTCGGGCCGCAGGGCACACTCTATGGCGTCGGCACGCTGGCCGGTGCGATCCGTTACATTCCGAAGCGCCCGAACCCCGACAGTTTCGAGGCCGAGGTGCATTCGCGCGTCTATGGCAAGGATCATTCGAAGGACGTCGGCTTTCAGGGCGACTTCATGCTCAACATTCCGCTCGTCCGCGATCATGTCGCGTTCCGCACCGCCTCGGGCTATTATTTCGACCCCGGCTTCATCGACTATCCGCTCGTCCTTCGGGAACCCGGCGTGTCGCTGCCGCAGGCGGGCGGCACCGGCAATGCGATCGGCCCCGACTATGCGGCCAATCTGCGCATGGTGAGGGACGTCAATTTCGAACGCACCTATACGACGCGCAATCAATTGCTTCTTCAGTACAATCCGAACGTCAAAGCCATATTGACCTATGTCTATCAGCAGACACGGACGAACGGCCGCCAGGCGAACAGCGCCGGTGTGCTCGGGACCGGCCCCTATGAGAATGGATCACGCTACGTCGAACCGCATCGGCGCCACGCCCATCTGGTGAGCCTCGAACTCAACGCCAACCTCTGGGACATCGCCGATCTCGTGGCGACGACGGCCTATACCAACCGGAAAGTCCGCGAGGTGAAGGACCAGACCGACCAGCTACTCGATCTCGAACTCGGCTATGAAGCCTTTCCCGCCTTTTCCGCCTATCTGATCCGCGACAACAATACCGAACAATATAATGACGAAATCCGGCTGGTCTCCCGTCACGGCGGGCCGTTCAGTTGGACGATCGGCGGTTTCTACAACAAGCAGACTTCATCCTATCCCTATGTCGAAATCGCGCCGGGCCTCGCCGATTTCTATGGCGTCGGCGACACCAATCCCGACGATATCGAATATGCCAGCATCACCCGCGGCAAGGTGACCGAAAAGGCCGCCTTCGGCGAACTCACCTATCAGGTGACGCCGGCGTGGCAGGTGACGGCGGGCGCGCGCTATTTCAAATATAGTTCGCGTCTGGCCGGCGCGATCGTCCTGCCGCTGCTCGGCGACCCGCTCGATCCCGACGAGCTGCCGCAGGAAGGCGGGACCGCAGGCAAGTCCGGGTGGGTGTGGAAGTTCAACAGCTCCTACAAGATCGCCCCCGACCTGATGGTCTATGCGACCTACAGCAAGGGCTATCGTCTCGGCGGTCCGAACTATGTTGCACCCTGTCCGGATCCGGTGCCGCCGGATCAGCAGAACGCCTGCGCGCTGCCCGACGAACTGCAATATGGACCCGACACGACGAAGAATATCGAGATCGGCCTGCGCGGCGAGCTGTTCGACCGGAAGCTCAATTTCCATTTCGACGTCTTCCGCATCAACTGGAGCGGGCTGCAGCTTGGCACCGAGACGACCTATGGCGCGGTCGGCATCACCGGCAACGGCGGCTCGGCGCGTTCGCAGGGTTTCGAGGCTTCGTTCACCGCGCGCCCGACGCGCGGACTCAGCATTCAGGGGACCTATTCGTACGTCGATGCAAAGCTGACCTCGGACGCGCCGGGGATCATCAGTATTCGCACCGTGCCCGGCGATTATTCGTCGCCGGTCGTGGCGCTCGACGCGCTGGCGGGCGACCGCCTGCCCGGGTCGGCCAAAAATGCCGGCAGCCTCGGCGTGACCTACACAAGGCCGCTCGGCGATGCCGAGCTGATCGCCAACTGGACTGCCGTGTACCGCGGCAATGTCGTCTCGCGCCTCGGTTGGGAACGCACTTATGGCGAACTCATCCCCAGCTATGTCACGCATCGCGCGTCGCTTACCTACAGCACGGAGAAATACGATCTGTCGCTGTGGGCGAACAATATCTTCGACAAATATGCGGTGGTCTCGATCGGCGCCGACCGTTCGCGCATCGGCGTCAACGACGGCTTCGCGGTCCGCTATTATTCGCGCGCGGTGATCAATCCCAGGACCTTCGGGATCGAAGGCCGGTTCAAATTCTAG
- a CDS encoding response regulator, producing MIRVVLVDDQTLVRQGIRGLLELLPDIEVAGEACDGAEALEKVPQLRPDVLLLDIRMPRLDGIAVLEALRQADALPPTLILTTFDDSDAAIAAIRAGARGLMLKDVSLESLAGAIRALADNRTAFQPAMTESLIAAIQRGPSASPDDEAGDALTAREKEVLHLICAGYSNREIAELLAIAEGTTKNHVSNLLLKLDARDRTRAALKALQQGHLG from the coding sequence ATGATCAGGGTCGTCCTTGTCGATGACCAGACGCTCGTGCGGCAGGGCATCCGCGGCCTGCTCGAACTGCTTCCGGACATAGAGGTTGCGGGAGAGGCGTGCGACGGCGCCGAAGCGCTCGAAAAGGTGCCCCAACTCAGGCCGGACGTGCTGCTTCTCGACATTCGCATGCCGCGGCTCGACGGCATCGCGGTGCTGGAGGCGCTTCGCCAAGCGGATGCGCTGCCGCCGACATTGATCCTCACGACCTTCGACGACAGCGATGCCGCGATCGCGGCGATCCGGGCAGGCGCCAGGGGCCTGATGCTGAAGGATGTGTCGCTCGAATCGCTTGCCGGAGCCATTCGCGCCCTCGCCGACAACCGGACGGCGTTTCAGCCGGCGATGACCGAAAGCCTGATCGCCGCCATTCAACGCGGCCCGTCAGCATCGCCGGACGACGAGGCCGGCGATGCGCTCACCGCCAGGGAAAAGGAGGTGCTGCACCTGATCTGCGCCGGCTATAGCAACAGGGAAATCGCCGAACTTCTCGCGATCGCCGAAGGAACGACCAAGAATCACGTCTCCAACCTGCTGCTGAAACTCGACGCCCGCGACAGGACCAGGGCAGCGCTCAAGGCTTTGCAGCAGGGGCATCTCGGTTGA
- a CDS encoding dipeptide epimerase, with translation MDIAVRIETWPLVHPFRITGWTYEAIEVVAVTLRDGDYRGRGEAAGVDYLGDTPASVAATIASMQDAFRSGMDRQRLQSLLQPGGARNALDCALWDLDAARSGRPVWQEAGVRAPKPRLTTWTIGAEPPAVVGERAKEYAGARAIKLKLISDGQDAARVRAARAARPDIWLGVDGNQGFSRATLEQIMPALVEARVELIEQPLPLDRDADLDGFVSPIPLAADESAQGLASIATLSGAFSVVNIKLDKCGGLTEALEMVEAVRARGMQVMVGNMLGTSLAMAPAFIVGQLCDIVDLDGPLLLSRDRSPSVEYRDGMVWCSEDIWGGAWRPAHVHENG, from the coding sequence ATGGACATCGCGGTTCGCATCGAAACCTGGCCCCTCGTTCACCCGTTCCGCATCACGGGCTGGACCTATGAGGCGATCGAGGTCGTCGCCGTGACGCTGCGCGATGGCGACTATCGGGGACGGGGCGAAGCGGCGGGGGTCGACTATCTCGGCGATACGCCGGCGAGCGTCGCGGCCACGATCGCGTCGATGCAGGACGCTTTCCGTTCGGGCATGGACCGGCAGCGGCTCCAGTCGCTGCTGCAGCCCGGCGGGGCGCGCAATGCGCTCGACTGCGCGCTGTGGGATCTCGATGCCGCCCGCTCGGGCCGGCCGGTCTGGCAGGAGGCCGGGGTTCGTGCCCCGAAGCCACGTCTGACCACATGGACCATCGGTGCCGAGCCGCCCGCGGTCGTGGGCGAACGGGCGAAGGAATATGCCGGTGCGCGCGCGATCAAGCTCAAGCTGATCAGCGACGGGCAGGATGCCGCCCGTGTCCGCGCGGCAAGAGCGGCGCGTCCCGATATATGGCTGGGCGTCGACGGCAATCAGGGATTTTCGCGCGCAACGCTCGAGCAGATCATGCCGGCGCTCGTGGAAGCGCGGGTCGAACTCATCGAGCAGCCGCTGCCGCTCGACCGCGACGCGGATCTCGACGGCTTCGTCTCGCCGATCCCGCTCGCTGCCGACGAGAGCGCACAGGGGCTGGCGTCGATCGCGACGCTGTCCGGCGCCTTTTCGGTCGTCAACATCAAGCTCGACAAGTGCGGCGGGCTCACCGAGGCGCTGGAGATGGTCGAAGCCGTCCGGGCGCGGGGGATGCAGGTGATGGTCGGCAACATGCTCGGCACGTCGCTTGCCATGGCGCCCGCCTTCATCGTCGGCCAGCTTTGCGACATCGTCGACCTCGACGGTCCGTTGCTGCTGTCGCGCGACCGGTCGCCGTCGGTCGAATATCGCGACGGCATGGTCTGGTGTTCCGAAGACATCTGGGGCGGCGCATGGCGGCCCGCTCATGTTCACGAAAATGGCTAG
- a CDS encoding sensor histidine kinase: MAEQLRSRQHWIFCATALAVWFAWGWPVLQKLMTGATMRGAPVSALWLAPFALFALAVFAAMVLKLRPGVRWALLCVQLLAVVTMAVIVPWAGMSTFLIIIAWQVAMTTTPGKALAWVAFQTLAIIGALAQALNPDLCWVIGQAFALQLLLVFTAQALRREAQSSHALAEANRELRQANRIVANSVRDAERLRISRELHDAWGHELTALGLQLEIASHVTGPGRATDHVRQAKALAAALLTKVRDVVATLREADRGDLKEALEALAQSVPAPTVHVDFAPDVHVDPDQAHALIRCAQEAITNAVRHAGAANLWLRVTADDSGVRMIARDDGNARPAASSPGSGLVGMRERLECLGGKLTLRSGIDFGFTIDAWLPSRPPQPA, translated from the coding sequence ATGGCAGAGCAGCTCAGGTCCCGGCAGCACTGGATTTTCTGCGCCACCGCGCTGGCCGTGTGGTTCGCCTGGGGTTGGCCGGTGCTGCAAAAGCTCATGACTGGCGCAACGATGCGCGGGGCGCCGGTATCGGCGCTATGGCTGGCGCCATTCGCGCTGTTCGCGCTTGCCGTCTTCGCCGCGATGGTGCTGAAGCTGCGCCCCGGCGTGCGCTGGGCGCTGTTGTGCGTCCAGCTTCTCGCGGTCGTGACGATGGCGGTCATCGTTCCCTGGGCCGGGATGTCGACCTTCCTCATCATCATCGCGTGGCAGGTGGCGATGACGACGACGCCCGGCAAAGCGCTGGCGTGGGTGGCGTTTCAGACGCTGGCGATCATCGGCGCGCTCGCGCAGGCGCTGAATCCCGACCTCTGCTGGGTGATCGGTCAGGCCTTTGCGCTGCAACTGCTGCTGGTCTTCACCGCACAGGCGCTGCGGCGGGAGGCGCAAAGCTCGCATGCGCTGGCCGAGGCGAACCGGGAACTGCGCCAAGCCAATCGCATCGTCGCCAACAGCGTCCGCGATGCCGAGCGCCTGCGCATCTCGCGCGAACTGCACGATGCCTGGGGCCATGAACTGACCGCGCTCGGCCTGCAGCTCGAAATCGCAAGCCATGTGACCGGGCCGGGGCGGGCAACCGACCATGTCCGGCAGGCGAAGGCGCTCGCCGCGGCCCTGCTCACCAAGGTCCGCGATGTCGTCGCAACTTTACGCGAAGCCGACCGCGGCGACCTGAAGGAGGCGCTGGAGGCGCTGGCGCAGAGTGTGCCCGCACCAACCGTCCATGTCGATTTCGCGCCGGACGTCCACGTCGACCCCGATCAGGCCCACGCCCTGATCCGCTGCGCGCAGGAAGCCATTACCAATGCCGTCAGGCATGCCGGCGCCGCGAACCTTTGGCTGCGGGTGACGGCGGACGACAGCGGCGTGCGCATGATCGCGCGCGACGACGGCAACGCGCGTCCCGCCGCTTCTTCGCCCGGGTCCGGGCTGGTGGGGATGCGCGAGCGGCTGGAATGCCTCGGCGGCAAGCTGACGCTGCGCAGCGGGATCGATTTCGGCTTCACGATCGACGCCTGGTTGCCGTCACGCCCGCCGCAGCCGGCATGA
- a CDS encoding DUF1611 domain-containing protein — protein sequence MIIPGKYLLFLGDVADRLDAKTACGLVDWSRERCVGQWRLPSCGIDMGLEDMDFAQARAAGAETLVIGVTPFGGAIAPQWIAPIVAALGAGLNIASGMHVRLGSIPEIAAAARASGASLFDVRDPGRSFPVGSGRKRSGRRMLMVGTDCAVGKKYSALAIARDMKAHGMKATFRATGQTGILIAGEGVPIDAVVSDFVSGAAETLSPDNDRGHWDVIEGQGSLFHPAYAAVALGLLHGSQPDAIILCHAEGRTHVDGYPDFPLPGLAECIEANLGMARRINPAVRCAGISINCSALPAEARAGHLAAIADRFGLPCFDPVATGPAALIAHISATFD from the coding sequence ATGATCATCCCGGGGAAATATCTGCTGTTTCTGGGCGATGTCGCCGACCGGCTCGATGCGAAGACCGCTTGCGGATTGGTCGATTGGTCGCGCGAACGCTGCGTGGGGCAGTGGCGCCTGCCGTCCTGCGGCATCGACATGGGCCTCGAGGATATGGACTTTGCGCAGGCGCGGGCCGCCGGAGCCGAGACGCTCGTCATCGGTGTGACACCTTTCGGCGGCGCCATCGCGCCGCAATGGATTGCTCCGATCGTCGCCGCGCTCGGCGCCGGTCTCAATATCGCCAGCGGCATGCATGTTCGCCTCGGCAGCATTCCCGAAATCGCGGCGGCCGCCCGTGCCTCGGGCGCTTCGCTGTTCGACGTCCGGGATCCCGGACGCAGCTTTCCGGTGGGTTCGGGCCGCAAACGGTCGGGCCGGCGCATGCTGATGGTCGGCACCGATTGCGCGGTCGGCAAGAAATACAGCGCGCTCGCGATCGCGCGCGACATGAAGGCGCACGGCATGAAGGCGACCTTTCGCGCGACGGGCCAGACCGGGATATTGATCGCGGGCGAGGGCGTGCCGATCGACGCGGTCGTGTCCGATTTCGTCTCCGGAGCCGCCGAAACGCTGTCACCGGACAACGACCGCGGCCATTGGGACGTCATCGAGGGGCAGGGGTCGCTGTTTCACCCGGCCTATGCCGCGGTGGCGCTCGGCCTGCTGCACGGGTCGCAGCCCGATGCGATCATTCTCTGTCATGCCGAGGGCCGGACGCATGTCGACGGCTATCCCGATTTCCCGCTGCCCGGGCTTGCCGAGTGCATCGAGGCCAATCTGGGCATGGCGCGGCGGATCAATCCCGCGGTTCGCTGCGCGGGGATCAGCATTAATTGCTCTGCGTTGCCGGCCGAAGCGCGGGCGGGCCATCTCGCTGCCATTGCGGATCGTTTCGGCCTGCCGTGCTTCGACCCGGTGGCGACGGGACCGGCGGCGCTGATCGCGCATATTTCCGCCACCTTCGATTGA